CCGAAGCGGTCGAAGCGGGGCAGCTTGGTCCGGCCCGCGGCCGGACGTTGCCGCAGCTCGAGGACGTACGCCGCGAACGCGACGACGACCGTCACGACGAGCCCGGTGCAGGCCCAGGTCATTGCGTCCACCCGAGCTCCTCGTCGAGTCGCGCGTCGATCTCGCGGACGTCGTGCGCCGTGATCGACAGTCGGATCGGGTCGTCGAGCGCGTCCACGTGCTCCCAGGGCACCGTCACGCGCAGCCGCCGGCGCTCGACCCAGCGGGTCTGCATCACGCGCGCGAGACCGGCTCGCGTCCCGACGAGCAATGCGTCGACCCGCAACTCGTCCTCGTGTCGCGACGCGCGCACGTCGACCACACGGCCGAGTCGCCGTCGCTCGCAGTCGACGACCCGACGGCCGAGGAGATCGTGCAGCCGGACACGCACGTCAGGCTCCCGGGACGCGCGCGACGAGACGACGAGCGTGGTCGGCGATGGTCTGCACCTCCGTGTCGGCGGTGTGGAGGTCGAGGTGCACGACGACGTCGATGGCCGCGACGTGGTCCCATGCGATCTCGACGGGCTTCGGGGCGCGCAGCCCGACCAGGCGGTAGAGCACGCGCGCGACCCGGACCGCGGGAGCGCCGAGCGTCCCGGCGAACGCGAGGGGGCCGGTCAGGATCGCTCGGACGGTGGGCCCCGATCCGTCGTCCGGGACGTCGAGCACGAGGTCGTCCACCTTGCCGCAGCGCAGCCCGTCCGCGTCGACGATCTCCTTGTCGAGGACGTGCTTGCCGAGCTCGACCCGGCGCCGGGCGATCACGACCCGCCTCGCGTGATGACGAGGAGCGGGATCGTCACGATCGTCACGACCGCGAGCATCGCGAAGACGACGAGCGCGACCGCGTTCCCGGCGCGGGTGTTCGTCTGGTCGCCGACGTACTCCGGGTCGTTCGCGACGATGAGCAACGGCCCGAACGTGAACGGCAACGCGAACGCCGCGAGGGCCATCGTGACGACCGTGAGCCGGATGGGGTCGACGCCGGTTGCGACGACGGCGACCGCGACGACGCATTCGAGCAGGATCGCGAGGTGGAACATCGGCACCTCACGCGGGCGTTGCCGCTTGCCCCAGTCCCACCCGAAGAACTGGCACACGCCGTAGCTGCCGGCGAGCGCGGTCTCGAGCGCGGCTCCCGCGGAGACGGCGAACGTGCCGAACGCGAAGATCGCGACGCCCGCCGTACCGAACGCGTCCCGGGTCGGGCGGGCCGCATCGAGCAGCGTCTTCACGTCGTGGCCGGGGAACAGCGTGACGGCCGCCGTGACCATGAGCGCAAGCGTGATCAGCCCGCCGCACGAGGTGCCGACGAGCGCGCTCATCCGGTTCGTGACCAGATCGTCGCCCGTCCACGCCTGCTCCATCGCCCCCGACGAGTAGAACTCGAACTGGTAGGGCGTCATGTACGCGCCGAGCAACGAGACGACGGTGAACGCGTACAGGGCGGCGGGATGCGTCGTGCGCGCGTCGGGGTGAGCGAGCGCGACGGCGACGTGCGAGTAGCGCGGCGCGAGCTCGATCATCGCCGCGACTGTGACGAGCATCGTCAGTCCGAGGATCGCGGCGGTGTTGTCGAGCAGGTCGAACCCGGCCCGCCAGAGCACGACGAGAACGGCGATCGCGAACAGCGCGGCGAGGAGCGGGACGGGCAGCTTCAGACCGATCCGGACCGCGAGCGCCATGCCCGCGATCTCGACCGCGAGCGTCAGGATGTTCACGAGCCCGGTCGCGACGAGCGGGACGAGTGCGAGGTGGCCGCCGAGGCGGTCGCGGATGACGTCGAACGTCGTCCGACCGGTCGAGATCGTGATCCGCCCCGACATCTCCGCGAACACCGCGAAACCGATGATTCCCGGGAGGAGCGTCCACAGCAGCGCGGTGTGGAAGCGCGCGCCGCTCTGGGTCGACGTGATGACGCCGCCGAAGTCCACGAACCCGCCGATCCCGGCCAGCACGCCGAGCGCGAGACCGCTCGCGCGTCGGGGGCCGGTCCTCACCGCATGTGGCTACCCGTTCGTGTGTGCCTCTCATGCTCGGCACATCGCGCGCGGGGGATGTTCGGTGCGGATGTCGGAGCCTGAGGTCCACGTCGATGCGCGCTGAACGGTTCGATCCGGACACGTGGCCCGTCTGGCTGTGTGTCGTGGTCGTCGTCGCGTTGTGTGCCGGTGCGCTCGCCCTCCTCCTCGCGACGGGAGGGGCACGCGCCAGCCTGCTGCGCTGACGGGCCAAGATTTGACGATTCGTTGACGAAGGCGCGTTGGTCGCGTGCCGATGGCTGACGCATGCGGACAGGACTGCGTCGCGCGGCCCTCGCCGTCGCGGGTGCCCTGCTCGTCGTCGCGGCCGGAGCGTGCGGTGGCGGGAGCGGCGCGGGCAGTCACGCGACGCACGGCACGCCCCTCACCACGACCTCACGAGGTGCCGCCGCGGTCCCCACCGCGGGATCAGGCGCGCACGCGCCGAGCGCCGCGCAGGCACCCGGGGCCGCGGCCGCGCTGTCGGGCGCGAACGAGCAGCTCTCGAGCGTCGACCAGCTCCTGAGCCAGGCTGACGGCGCCGCGGGCCAGACCAACCCCGACGCGAGCCAGGAGGGGACCGCACCGTGAGCAGGAGATTGCTCTCGAGTGCCGGTGCGTTCGTCGCCGCGGGCGTCGCGGTCGCGACGCTGCTGGCCGCGCCGGCCGGCGCGCGCCCGGTCCCGCCGGTGCGCTCGACCAACGCGACGACACCGAGCTCGAACGGATGTCCCCCCGCGTTCGCCGACCTTCGCTCGCGCGGTCATGCCGAGGCCGCGCGGCGGGAGACCACGTTGACGACGTTGTCGTCCGCGCTCACGGGTGCGCAGGACCCGTGGGGCGTGAACAGCGGCCTGCTGAGCACGCTGGCCAACGCGAAGAGCAACCTCGTGGCGCTCGACCAGCGGATCCAGTCGTCGTGCTATCCGACGCGCGAAGGGCTGCGCGCCGACGTCGCGACGATCTTCGCCGGCTACCGCGTCTACTGGCTGCGCGTCCCGCAGTCGCGCATCGTCGAGGAGGCCGATCATCTCGGCGTCGCGCGGGGCAAGCTGGCATCGGTCGCGCAGACGCTGACGGGGCTCGTCGGCGGGAACGCGCAGGCACAGGCCGACCTGACGGCGATGGACCACGCGTTGGCGTCGTTCGACTCGACGTTGGGAACCGTGCCCAACCTGACGAGTCACGTCGCGGCCGTGCCGGGTCTCGTCCCCGCGCAGGACATGAGCGGGAACGTCGCCGCGATGCAGGCCGCACGGGCCGATCTCAAGACGGCACGCCAGGCGCTCGGACAGGCCGCCACGGACGCGAAGAAGGTCGTCGCCGACCTGAAACACTGAGCGCGCGGCCTCGGCCGCGGTGCCGCGGCCTGGCGCGACCTCACCGTGCG
The sequence above is drawn from the Acidimicrobiia bacterium genome and encodes:
- a CDS encoding PRC-barrel domain-containing protein, with product MRVRLHDLLGRRVVDCERRRLGRVVDVRASRHEDELRVDALLVGTRAGLARVMQTRWVERRRLRVTVPWEHVDALDDPIRLSITAHDVREIDARLDEELGWTQ
- a CDS encoding divalent metal cation transporter codes for the protein MRTGPRRASGLALGVLAGIGGFVDFGGVITSTQSGARFHTALLWTLLPGIIGFAVFAEMSGRITISTGRTTFDVIRDRLGGHLALVPLVATGLVNILTLAVEIAGMALAVRIGLKLPVPLLAALFAIAVLVVLWRAGFDLLDNTAAILGLTMLVTVAAMIELAPRYSHVAVALAHPDARTTHPAALYAFTVVSLLGAYMTPYQFEFYSSGAMEQAWTGDDLVTNRMSALVGTSCGGLITLALMVTAAVTLFPGHDVKTLLDAARPTRDAFGTAGVAIFAFGTFAVSAGAALETALAGSYGVCQFFGWDWGKRQRPREVPMFHLAILLECVVAVAVVATGVDPIRLTVVTMALAAFALPFTFGPLLIVANDPEYVGDQTNTRAGNAVALVVFAMLAVVTIVTIPLLVITRGGS